The Desulfobacterales bacterium genome contains the following window.
GACACCCTATGTTCGGGCAGCGCTGGGACGAAAAGCCGCGAATCTGGTCCTGCTGGATGTGCGCGGGCTTTCTTCGGTAGGCGACTTTCTCATCATCTGCAGCGGCCGTTCCAACCGGCAGGTGTCCGCCATTGCCGATTTTATTCAAATGGACCTTAAAAGCAAAGGCATCCGGCCGCTGAGTGTCGAAGGTAAAAAAGAAGGGCACTGGGTCCTGCTGGATTACGGTCATGTGATCCTGCACGTTTTTTATGAACCGCTGCGTGATTTTTATGACCTTGAGAGCCTTTGGATCGACGCCCAGCGGATCAATATCGACACCCTTTTTAAAAACGAAAAGCCCCTGGGGGCGCCGGGAGAAACATTATGAAATCCAATAACTGCTGTATGTTGATGATCCTGGACGGGTGGGGTATTAACCCGTCCCATGACGGCAATGCCGTATATCTGGCCGGAACGCCGAACCTGAACAAACTGATGCAGGAATACCCCCACACGCAGTTGCTCTGCTCCGGCGAAGCAGTCGGCCTGCCCCAGGGAATTATGGGAAATTCCGAAGTGGGGCACCTCAATATCGGGGCCGGCAGAATTATTTATCAGGATATTCTCAGAATCGACACGGCTATTCGCGACGGCAGCTTTTTTAAAAACGAGGCGCTTGTCGAACTGATCAATGATGTTGTGGACCATGGCGCGGCACTGCACCTGATGGGGCTGGTCTCCGACGGCGGGGTTCACAGCCAGCTGAGCCATCTGCTGGCCTTACTGGACATGACCCGGCAAAAAGGCGTCGGCAAGGTCTTTGTTCATGCGATTCTGGACGGCCGCGACACCCCACCGGACAGCGGGGCTGCCTATGTCAAAAAAATCCAGGATCACCTTCAGGCCCATCACCACGGCGCCATCGCCACCATCTGCGGCCGCTATTTCGCCATGGACCGCGACAACCGCTGGGACCGAACCCAAAAGGCTTACCGGCTGTATGCCGCCGGGGAAGGCATAAAAGAGCCGGATCCGGTGATGGCGGTTAAAAATGCCTATACCCGCGGTGAAACCGATGAGTTTGTAAAGCCCATCGTCATCACTGCAGATGCCGGCAAAGCGGCGGGAACCATAAAGGACGGCGACAGCATCATTTTTTTTAATTTCAGGGCCGACCGGGCGCGCCAGATCACCCGGGCCTTTAATGATCCCGATTTTAATGGATTTAAACGAACCCCGCCGATAAAATTGTCCAAATATGTCACCATGACCCAATATGATGAAACGTTCACATTTCCCGTTGCATTCGGTCCGGTTCACCGGGATAAAATTTTGGGCGAGGTGATCAGCCAGGCTGGACTGGAACAGCTTCGAATCGCTGAAACGGAAAAATACGCCCACGTTACCTATTTTTTCAACGGGGGCGAAGAAAAGCCGTTTCCCCTTGAAGACCGCTGTATGGTCCCCTCACCCCGGGATATCCCGACGTATGATCTCAAGCCGGAAATGAGCGCGCTGAAGGTGAGCGCAGAAGTGATTTCCAGAGTTCAATCGGACAAATATCGTTTGATCGTTCTTAATTTTGCCAACATGGACATGGTGGGGCATACCGGCGTGCTGGAAGCGGCCATCTCCGCATGCCAAACCGTTGACCGCTGCGTCCGTGAAATCGTCGATACGGTTAAAGCCCGGGGAGGTGTTGTTTTAATTGCAGCCGATCACGGCAATGCCGAAATGATGAGGGAACCCAACGGCAACCCCCACACCGCCCATACCCTTAACCCCGTTCCCTTTATCCTGGTTGATGATACCCGAAAAAATGTGCGCTTGAAAGAAGGAAAGCTGGGAGATATCGCACCTACGATTCTTGAAATCATCGGTATCGACAAACCGGAACAGATGACCGGGTCATCCCTGATTATCCCATAGAGCCAAGTGATGATTGCCTTCCTATTGGTTGCATAATTATTTGAGGGGTCGGGGAGTTTTTCAAACGTTGTCCTGTCAGCCCGGAGACAGCCCCCGTGGGATGCATAACCATCTTATTGAGGCATGACCGCACGGCAGCGATCCCGCTCAAGTTCCATTGAACCAGCCCCAAAAGGTTGATTCCCACGGCGACGATGATCGTCTCTGCCTGTTACCGCTCAGCGCAAAGGCTGGGGGGCGTGTACGGAGCACAGTCACCTTTGGTTACGGCTCCCACGGGGGCTTTCTCCGGGCTGACCGTCGACAAACGCTGAAGTGACAAGGGCTTTCCCCATAGGCGCTTGTAACGAAACTCCCCGACCCCTGAATTATTTAGACGTCGGCCCGATCTGAAATACGGTTATCGCCGGCGTGTTCATTATGTCTATTTCATTCTGATTTCCTTAGTAAATCAGGAAAAAGAAAGTGCGAATAGAATTTGACATTACCTATGCCTTTCCGATAAATATATCCTAAATGGAGCGTTTCAGATTTTAAAATGGGATGATTATATTTCATCAAAGGAATTTTTATGGATATCAAACAACTAGCGAAAAAAGCCAAAGCGGCATCCCTTCAGCTTGCCGCAGTCGGCAGTGAAACAAAAAACACGGCCCTTGAAAATATAGCGCGCGCGCTGGAACAAAACAAAGCAGACATTGCTTCGGCCAACGCAGCCGATTTAAATAAAGCGGAAAAGGAAAACCTGGCTGCGCCGCTGCTCAAACGCCTCAACTTTGATGAAGGTAAAATACATGAAGCTGTGGAGGGTCTCAACAGCCTGATCGGCCTTGCCGATCCGGTGGGCCTTACGCTAAGCGCCATGGAGTTGGACAAGGGCCTGGAGCTTTTCAAGGTGAGCTGCCCCATCGGGGTGATGGGTATCGTCTTTGAATCCCGGCCGGATGCTTTGGTGCAGATATCATCGCTGTGCCTTAAAAGCGGCAATGCCGTCCTGATGAAAGGCGGCAGCGAAGCCGCCGGCACCAATCGAATTCTGGCGGACATCATCAACAAAGCAACCACGGCGGCCGGCATTCCGGCCGGCTGGCTGACCCTGCTGGAAGCCCGGTCGGATGTCACCGAGATGCTGGCAATGGATGCGCATATCGACCTGATCATTCCCCGGGGCAGCAACGAGTTCGTCCGACATATCATGGATAACACCAACATACCCGTTCTGGGTCATGCCGACGGGATCTGTCACGTGTATATCGACAAGACGGCGGATATCGACATGGCGGTAAGGATAACGGTTGACAGCAAGACCCAGTATGTGGCCGTGTGCAATGCAGCGGAAACCCTGCTGGTGCATAAAGATATTGCCGGGAACATCCTGCCGAAGCTCAAAGCGGCCCTCACAAAAAAAGGGGTTGAACTGCGGGGGTGTGAACGGACCGCCCGATTGATTGATGTCCTGCCCGCCACCGAAAAAGACTGGTGCACCGAATATCTGGATTTTATCCTCTCCATCCGGGTTGTGGATTCCCTGGCGGATGCCGTTGATCATATCAATCGTTACGGCTCTCGCCACACCGACGTGATTGTAACCGCCGACAAGGTGAGAGGGGGGCGGTTCATGGATTACGTGGATTCAGCCTGTGTATTTATGAACTGCAGCAGCCGCTTCAACGACGGCTTTCGATTCGGATTGGGCGCCGAAGTGGGTATCAGCACCAACAAAATTCATGCACGCGGCCCCGTGGGCTTGGAAGGACTGGTGATATACAAGTGGCGTCTGATCGGCAACGGCAATGTGGTAACGGACTATTCCGGAAAGGATGCCAGGGCCTTTACGCACCGGCCGCTTAAAATGGATTTCAAGCTTTGAGTTCGGAATCTTATCCCAAATTTACGCTAATCTTTTGTTTTAGGGAGCAGCAAAACCCATGAAAAAAGTCATCATCACAGCGGCCGTGACCGGTTCCTTTCCCACTAAGGAAATGAACCCGGCCGTTCCCTATTCACCTGCGGAGATAGCGACCGCAGCTGTGGACTGCTGCCGCGCCGGCGCAGCGATTGTGCACATCCACGTCAGAGAACCCGAAACCGGCCGTCCGGCATTCAGGCTCGACCTCTTCAGGGAAGTCGTCGAGCGCATCCGGCAGGAGTGCAACCTGATCATCAATCTGACCACCAGCGGCTTCAATATACAGGGCGATGATCTCATCGCCCAGCGCCTGCAGCCGCTGTCGTTGAAACCCGATATGTGTTCGCTGGATATCGGTTCGATGAACTTTCACGACAGGGCGTTCATCAATACGCCTGAATGGGGACAGGCCGCTGCAAAAAAAATGCGGGAAGCAGGCGTCAAGCCTGAAATTGAAGTGTTTGATATTGGGCACATCTATCAGGCGTTGGCGTTTATTGAAAAGGATGCATTCGCGCTGCCGCCTTATTTTCAGCTCTGCATGGGGGTCGGATGGGGAATCGAAGCAACCCCGGAAAACCTCCTTTTCATGAAAAGCAAACTGCCACCCGGCGTCGAATGGTCAGTCCTTGGGGTGGGGAAATCGCAGCTTGCTATGATCGGCATGTCTCTGATTCTGGGAGGCCATGTCCGGGTCGGCTTCGAGGACAACCTCTATATCAGAAAGGGTGAACCGGCCAAAAGCAACGCCCAGTTCGTGGAAATGGCGGCGGAGCTGGCGCATCGTTTCCAAAGAGACGTGGCGACACCGGACGAGGCCCGCGATATCCTCGGAATAAAAAAACAGGCCTGATATCGTCATCGACTTCTAAGCGGATCGGCGATCTTTCCATGAGAAACAAAGTCATGAGTCCCCGGGAAGCGGTTCAACGTTATGTCCAGGATGGGGCTCATATTTCAATCGGCGGTTTTACCATTGTCAGAAATCCCATGGGGCTCGTCCATGAGATTATCCGGCAAAAGCTCCGAAACCTGCACGTGTATGTCCATTCCCACGGCCAGGCCTTCGATCTTTTGATCGGGGCCGGATGCGTTGCTGCCATGGAGTTTGCCTACGGCGGAACGGCCCGGTTTTCGCCTTCAGGCGGCATCCGTTTCCGCAAAGCCATTGAACAGGGCCTTGTCCGCTTTGAAGACTACACCAACTACCAGATGGTCCTGCGCTTTTTAGCCGGCGCCATGGGGCTTCCCTTCCTTCCCTTAAAGGGCGTCGCCCAGACGGACGTTATAGAGAAATGGGGCTTTGACGAAACCTTCCGGTCTCAGAATCCCCGCCTGCCGGACAAAAAGCTGGCCGTGCTTAAAAACCCGTTTGATCCTCCCGGAAAAGAACGGGAGCTGGTTGCAGTACCCGCCATCCAGCCGGACGTTACGCTGCTCCACGTTCAGAAAGCCGATTCCGAAGGCACCTGCCGCATAGAAGGCCTGACCTTCGCGGACGTGGAACAGGCCAAAGCCGCCCGGCACGTGATCGTTTCGTGCGAAGAACTGGTTTCCAGAGAGGAGATCCGCAAAGACCCGGATCGCAACCGGATTCCCTTTTTTATCGTGGACGCGGTCGTACCCCTCCCCTACGGCGCCCACCCCACCGCCTGCAACAATTATTATGACTATGACGACGACCATCTCCTGTTATATGGAAAGTTGGCTGCCGACGACCGTGCTTTTCAGGATTATTTAGATACCTATGTCTTTGAAACCGAGACCCATGCAGACTATCTTGTACAAATCGGCGAGAAGGCGCTCCAAACGCTCCGGGCGGACCCCGATCTGGGGTACCGGCCCCGCAGCACTCGAGATTTAGACCATCAAGCCTGAGAGGTTGCCAAAGATATGTCCCAATTGATGGAATATACTTCCCAGGAAATGATGGCCCTAATGGCGGCCAGAGAAATTCACGATGACGATATTGTCTTTTGCGGCACCGGCATCTCCATGGTTGCGGCAATGGCTGCCAAACACATCAGTGCGCCCCGGAGCATCATTTTTTTTGAGACCGGCGGCATTGACTGCGAGCTCCGCGAACTGCCGCTTTCGGTGGGAGATCCGCGGGTCATGGTCGGCACCACGATCAATGCCGGCCTGGCGGAAAGTTTTGCCCTCCTCCAGAATCCCCGTACCGGACCCCGCACGGTGGCCATCCTGGGCGCCGCCCAGATCGATCCCTTTGGGAACCTGAATTCAACCTGCCTGGGTGACTATCATCGTCCCAGAATGCGCTTTCCAGGGGCCGGCGGCGCCTCGGATGCGGCCGCCTACGCCGGCCGCGTGATCACCTTTATGGTCCAGGAGCGCCGGCGGTTTGTCCGGCGTCTCGATTATGTTTCCTCCCCCGGCTGGCCTGAAAACCCCCAGGACCGATTTCGCGCCGGCCTCACGCTTCCGCAAGATTCTCTGGTGATCACCGACAAGGCCGTCTTTCGCTTTGATTCCGGCAGCGGCCGGATGTATCTCTCGGGCCACTACCCCGGAATCACGCCCGCAGATGTTGCGGCAGCGGTTGGCTTTGAGATCGAGACCCGTCGCAGCCGCGAAGTCCCGCCCCCTTCGGCCGCAGAAATTAGTCTGCTGCGTGAAAAAATCGATCCCTTAGGGCTTATCATCAAAAGAATAAAATCTGAAAAGAAAAGTTTCTGAGGCAGGCAAGCTTACTGGAAACACTTTATGCTGTTTCAGGATACAACAGAACCTTCAGGGGGGGCTCACCCTGTATTTTTCCACCCACCAGGCGCAGCGCCTGTTCGGCGTCTTCCAATTTAAAGCGATGAGATATCAGGTCATCAAAGGGATATTTGTTTTGACGAACCATCCGGATCGCGGGCCGCACGGCGCGAAAATCGTGGGAAAAAACCCCCAGCATCCTGATTTCATTGACCACCGCCCGATTCAGGTTGATCGGAACCCGGCTGTCTTTATAAATTCCGGGAAGTACCACCGTCGCCCGTTTCCCGGCCAGGGACAAGGCCAGGTCGGCTCCGGCCGGGCTGCCGGATACGTCCATCGCCACATCGGCCATCCTTCCGGCCGTCATTTCCGTGACAACTTTGACGGGATCCGTTTCTTCGATATCAATGACCCGGTCGGCCCCGAACCGCCGGGCTGTTTCAAGGCGAGCCCTGTCCCGGGCCAGGCCCGCAACGATGATACATCCCGCGCCCGCCTCCTTTGCCACGGCCGTGGCCGCGATTCCCTGCAGACCGGGGCCGACAATCACAACGGTGTCGCCGATGGAAACCCCGCCGATCTGTCGCAGCCAGCGGATCCCGTTTCCGATCACCGCGCAGATCAACACCCCGACTTCCGCTGAGATGTCTTCTCCGATTTTGTGCACCATGGCCCGCGGATGGATGTAGACAAAATCACTGTAACCGCCATACAGGTGCGGCGGGTCTTGACAGGTTATCATGGAGCCGTAAGTGTAATTTCTGTCGCACAGGGTATAACCGCCCGACAGGCAGGGGCCGCACTGTCCGCAGCCGAAAGCGTATTCCAGCACCACCCGGTCGCCTTCTGCTACCCCGTGGCGAATCTGGGCGGCCTTTCCCATTTTGTAGATCCGGCCCACGATTTCATGGCCTAAAATGATCGGATAGGGGCGGGGCCCGCGGGTAGGCCGGCCCTCAAATATCCCGGGATCGGAACCGCAGACCCCGACACATTCCAGCGCCAGCAGCCCGTCGTCTTCACCGGTCTCAGGCAGACCAAAGCGCTGCAGCTCCAGTTTTTGGGGACCTGTCAATACCATGGCCCGGGAATATGCTTTCATTGAAATCTCTTTTATTTTCAGCGGCGCCAGGCAGAACCCTCAAAATTTCAGGGCGATTTTTTCCCGCGCTATAAATCGTCGCAGCGCCAGAAGCCTGCGATCCCTTTCCTGCAGAATTTCAGCGGTTGAACGGCCTCCATAGGGATAAAAGCCCTGTCCTGTCTTGACCCCGAGGTTCCCCGCATCGACGCAGGCTTTCAACGACCGGGGGATTGTCTCTTCGTCGGCCGGACGGATGGAAGGGTTTTCGAGAAACTTGAGCGATATGTCCAGCCCGGTAAAATCATAGCGCCGGACCACTCCCAGAACCGACAGCCGCAAGCCTAAAGACGCCTGCACCGCCTCATCGATTTCTTCAGGTCCGGCATATCCATTGTCCAGCAGGTAGAAAATTTCCCTTCCTATGGCACGCTGGAGGCGATTAACGATGTAACCCGGAATGAAGCGCTGCATGGTCACCGGACGCTGGCCCATCCCACCGAGCACCGTCATCAGGCGGGGCACCACATCGGCTGCGGTTTTTTCTCCCCCCACCACTTCCACCAGTGGGATCAGATAGGGCGGGGCGTAAAAGTGAGCGATGGCCAGACGCGGCAGGATGTCTTCGGGAGCGATGGAAAAAACATCCAGATAAGAGGTGTTGCTGGCGACGATGCAATGGGAAGCGATCCGTGGGGCCAGACGCTTAAATAGTCCGGCTTTGACCGTCTCATCTTCGCTGACGGCTTCCAGGATCAGGTCGCAGGCGGCAGCGGCTTCCTTGAAATCCTGTAAGGGCTTAATGCGATCTAAGACCTGCTGCGGGGATTCAGACCCCAGCTCATCTTCCTGCTGCAGCCATTCCAGTTGGGATCGAATCAGGACCTGGGCTTTTGCCAGTTCCGCCGGTTCGGAATCAACCAGAAACACCGGTTGTCCGGCTTTGGCCGCCAGCAGCGCCAGGCCATGCCCCATGGTGCCGGCGCCCAGCACCATGACTTGAAGCGTCGCGTCGGCCGAAGTGGTGGTCATAGACCTTTTATCCTTCCGGGTTTTC
Protein-coding sequences here:
- the rsfS gene encoding ribosome silencing factor: MTDDLDLSLTPYVRAALGRKAANLVLLDVRGLSSVGDFLIICSGRSNRQVSAIADFIQMDLKSKGIRPLSVEGKKEGHWVLLDYGHVILHVFYEPLRDFYDLESLWIDAQRINIDTLFKNEKPLGAPGETL
- the gpmI gene encoding 2,3-bisphosphoglycerate-independent phosphoglycerate mutase, with amino-acid sequence MKSNNCCMLMILDGWGINPSHDGNAVYLAGTPNLNKLMQEYPHTQLLCSGEAVGLPQGIMGNSEVGHLNIGAGRIIYQDILRIDTAIRDGSFFKNEALVELINDVVDHGAALHLMGLVSDGGVHSQLSHLLALLDMTRQKGVGKVFVHAILDGRDTPPDSGAAYVKKIQDHLQAHHHGAIATICGRYFAMDRDNRWDRTQKAYRLYAAGEGIKEPDPVMAVKNAYTRGETDEFVKPIVITADAGKAAGTIKDGDSIIFFNFRADRARQITRAFNDPDFNGFKRTPPIKLSKYVTMTQYDETFTFPVAFGPVHRDKILGEVISQAGLEQLRIAETEKYAHVTYFFNGGEEKPFPLEDRCMVPSPRDIPTYDLKPEMSALKVSAEVISRVQSDKYRLIVLNFANMDMVGHTGVLEAAISACQTVDRCVREIVDTVKARGGVVLIAADHGNAEMMREPNGNPHTAHTLNPVPFILVDDTRKNVRLKEGKLGDIAPTILEIIGIDKPEQMTGSSLIIP
- a CDS encoding glutamate-5-semialdehyde dehydrogenase gives rise to the protein MDIKQLAKKAKAASLQLAAVGSETKNTALENIARALEQNKADIASANAADLNKAEKENLAAPLLKRLNFDEGKIHEAVEGLNSLIGLADPVGLTLSAMELDKGLELFKVSCPIGVMGIVFESRPDALVQISSLCLKSGNAVLMKGGSEAAGTNRILADIINKATTAAGIPAGWLTLLEARSDVTEMLAMDAHIDLIIPRGSNEFVRHIMDNTNIPVLGHADGICHVYIDKTADIDMAVRITVDSKTQYVAVCNAAETLLVHKDIAGNILPKLKAALTKKGVELRGCERTARLIDVLPATEKDWCTEYLDFILSIRVVDSLADAVDHINRYGSRHTDVIVTADKVRGGRFMDYVDSACVFMNCSSRFNDGFRFGLGAEVGISTNKIHARGPVGLEGLVIYKWRLIGNGNVVTDYSGKDARAFTHRPLKMDFKL
- a CDS encoding 3-keto-5-aminohexanoate cleavage protein, which translates into the protein MKKVIITAAVTGSFPTKEMNPAVPYSPAEIATAAVDCCRAGAAIVHIHVREPETGRPAFRLDLFREVVERIRQECNLIINLTTSGFNIQGDDLIAQRLQPLSLKPDMCSLDIGSMNFHDRAFINTPEWGQAAAKKMREAGVKPEIEVFDIGHIYQALAFIEKDAFALPPYFQLCMGVGWGIEATPENLLFMKSKLPPGVEWSVLGVGKSQLAMIGMSLILGGHVRVGFEDNLYIRKGEPAKSNAQFVEMAAELAHRFQRDVATPDEARDILGIKKQA
- a CDS encoding CoA transferase subunit A; this translates as MRNKVMSPREAVQRYVQDGAHISIGGFTIVRNPMGLVHEIIRQKLRNLHVYVHSHGQAFDLLIGAGCVAAMEFAYGGTARFSPSGGIRFRKAIEQGLVRFEDYTNYQMVLRFLAGAMGLPFLPLKGVAQTDVIEKWGFDETFRSQNPRLPDKKLAVLKNPFDPPGKERELVAVPAIQPDVTLLHVQKADSEGTCRIEGLTFADVEQAKAARHVIVSCEELVSREEIRKDPDRNRIPFFIVDAVVPLPYGAHPTACNNYYDYDDDHLLLYGKLAADDRAFQDYLDTYVFETETHADYLVQIGEKALQTLRADPDLGYRPRSTRDLDHQA
- a CDS encoding ketoacid-CoA transferase is translated as MSQLMEYTSQEMMALMAAREIHDDDIVFCGTGISMVAAMAAKHISAPRSIIFFETGGIDCELRELPLSVGDPRVMVGTTINAGLAESFALLQNPRTGPRTVAILGAAQIDPFGNLNSTCLGDYHRPRMRFPGAGGASDAAAYAGRVITFMVQERRRFVRRLDYVSSPGWPENPQDRFRAGLTLPQDSLVITDKAVFRFDSGSGRMYLSGHYPGITPADVAAAVGFEIETRRSREVPPPSAAEISLLREKIDPLGLIIKRIKSEKKSF
- a CDS encoding alcohol dehydrogenase catalytic domain-containing protein, whose protein sequence is MKAYSRAMVLTGPQKLELQRFGLPETGEDDGLLALECVGVCGSDPGIFEGRPTRGPRPYPIILGHEIVGRIYKMGKAAQIRHGVAEGDRVVLEYAFGCGQCGPCLSGGYTLCDRNYTYGSMITCQDPPHLYGGYSDFVYIHPRAMVHKIGEDISAEVGVLICAVIGNGIRWLRQIGGVSIGDTVVIVGPGLQGIAATAVAKEAGAGCIIVAGLARDRARLETARRFGADRVIDIEETDPVKVVTEMTAGRMADVAMDVSGSPAGADLALSLAGKRATVVLPGIYKDSRVPINLNRAVVNEIRMLGVFSHDFRAVRPAIRMVRQNKYPFDDLISHRFKLEDAEQALRLVGGKIQGEPPLKVLLYPETA
- a CDS encoding 3-hydroxyacyl-CoA dehydrogenase family protein, translated to MTTTSADATLQVMVLGAGTMGHGLALLAAKAGQPVFLVDSEPAELAKAQVLIRSQLEWLQQEDELGSESPQQVLDRIKPLQDFKEAAAACDLILEAVSEDETVKAGLFKRLAPRIASHCIVASNTSYLDVFSIAPEDILPRLAIAHFYAPPYLIPLVEVVGGEKTAADVVPRLMTVLGGMGQRPVTMQRFIPGYIVNRLQRAIGREIFYLLDNGYAGPEEIDEAVQASLGLRLSVLGVVRRYDFTGLDISLKFLENPSIRPADEETIPRSLKACVDAGNLGVKTGQGFYPYGGRSTAEILQERDRRLLALRRFIAREKIALKF